The genome window AACACATAAAATTGAACTTAAACTCTAATAAAGCGgttaaagaaaaattaaattttagaaTTTATTATAATAAAATATAGCCAATATTTTTATACGTTAAATAAAGATttatattgaaaaatataatttaattattttttaatattagaaCTTTAAATCAACTAAAAAATTTCAGGTAAACTGTTAGATCAATTTTTATCTTTTGAACATAGAATTCTCAAATAACAAGAAATAACATTTTAACAAGTAAATTCTCAAATTTGAACATAGAATTCTCAAATTTTTATCTGCAGTAGATTTTGGTCATACAAAGAAATAGCAAGTTAACATAAAGGACAGCTTCAGGCTTCTCGAGTTCAACATTTTAACATATCTCGTTCTTCTGTGTTTCCAAATTTCCGTCTACATCTCCATCTTCCCCAAAAGATCATGCGTCTCATTATTTTGTTTAGTTGAAAACTAGAAGAATAGGTATAGACGAGCAACTAGGATTTTGAGATAACATTTTAAGATGGATTAATTGTTCATGAGTGTAACAACTCTGTTGAAAGGAAGACTGATATTCTCCTAATATCTTTCCTTTGAAGAGGTTAAATTGCTGTTGAGAGCAAAGTTTTCTGAGTATTTCCTTTCTAAAGTTGCATTAAATAGAACTTAACTTAAGAAAAACCATTTGCATGAGTGCTAATGAAACTGCACAAAGTTCTTCAGTGgctttattttccttttcttttgactTTTAACTTTGCAGATGAGTCTGTTTCACCTGGATAAATGACAACGAGAACAAAGAGAAGGTAATGACATAATGGAAGTAACATAAATCGAACCTGCATCCTTTGTCAATTTGGAGGCATGCATCATGCATGTTTGTATGAAGTCGATCCATTAAACTTTCCTCGGTAACACGGTAATCAACGTCTCCTACAAATAGAGAAGCATATTTTCAGTTctccaaagaaaaagaaaaccctGTGCATTTTCATTGTCCAAAAACCTAATGGTTATGGAAGCCTAAGCAATCATACAGCATATTGAGCAAGAGGTAATACTTCTCATTAGAGCCTTACCCTGTTTAAGCTAATATTGTAGTTCATCTGCATCTTGGTCTCAAGAACTAAAGAGAGACCAAGGTAATACTAGATACAAGGTCTCATGGCTTTTTTGATCAGGTAACGTGAATCTCACTGCACGTGCATCCAGTAGATGCATTCAAGATACAAAAAACGAGAATAGCGCCTGTACAATTGACTCATACCTCATATAAAAAAATTGAGGAGCTTACAAAATCCCATAATAATATAGAACTATTTACAAAGCCTCTTAGCTAAGGGGGTATCTACATTATTAGTTTTCACAACTATTAGTCAGAAAAGTAAAGAAAACAATTGCATAAGAAACTATAGATATTGTGCCTTTTGACTCTTATCTCTCTTGACACGTCAAATTTGTTAAAATATAGGCCCTGATAGAGAAGCCAAGAAAAATTAGGGACAGTTGTGGCATTCCATATTGAGATTTGTCTTCTACCAGATTTCACATATTCTCGGCAATTTGAATAGAAATTAACTATATAAATAAGGAAAACGACAAAAGGGGAAATGTTTATATGCATAAGCTGAATACAGATTTACTTTCATTGCctgctttttcttttttttcttttgagaaGTCATTACCAGCTGTATTTTTAACATCAATGAAGCCGTCTTTCTTGATAATTTCCAGGAAGTCCTCCCCCAAGCGCTCTGCAATGCCTTTCTCTAGATTATAACGGCCAGACAAATTGACGACTGTGTGAACATCATGATACTTAGAAGCATATAGAAGCACAACATCCCCTCCTGCAACAGTTCATTTCTGATAATTAATCAACAAACTCTTACATGACAAAtgcaaatatttattttaatgtcATTTACAGAGGAAGAGAGAGCACAAAGTAAAGTACATCATTGTTGACCTACCTTAATTGATATGCAGGGATAATTTCCATTCTTCGCATTGAGTTAACAAACtctttgtattatattttatttaagtagAAACTTTTTAGTCAAACCTTAAGTAATTAAGTCCTTCTTGCTTGACCTTTTACCCTTGTGGCATGTGGGTTAGGACTTAGGACTTAGGAGCAGGGAATTCATCGAAAGGAGTTCTCGCAGCTGATATTTCTCCCTGTGTATGGCCCAAGAAATGAAAATATAATCTAGTTCTTCATCTGTTCTCTTTTTCTCATCTGCCCAAACCTTGTTGGGTAGAGTTACCCGGGAATAGTCAAGGTGCATGCACGCTGACCCAGACACCATCGTTATCAAAAACAAATTTGTCTGTTCTCGGGACAGCTAATTTGAAAATTAATACTTTAGCACATTTTAGCACCTTGAGAATGCTTCTTcccttttctctttcttcttgAACTTTCATTTTGCAGTTACACCTTAATGGATTTCATGAAGGAAGAGCCATAATGTGATTATGTGGGAGAAGAAAGATGCAGGTCTGATATCAAAAGGTAATATTATCACACCCAGAGAACACCCCAAAAAAGGAACCTAAAGCATAATAGTTCTCGTGCAAAACCTCTTTCTTCACCATAGTGCGCAAAATACTCTCAATATATTATACAACTATTGGCAAAAGTTGACACACCTTTACTATGTCCAAGGACTGCTGTTACTTTGCGGTTTGCTCCATTGAAATATTCAACCACAGAATGCAAGTCATCCGCCTCTCTACGGTAGTTACCATACTGAAATGAACCTTCGCTTTCACTAGAAAATAGTTGATAATGTACAACCAAGAATGGCGAAAGAACTAATGTTAGTCATTGCAAACAGAAATTTGGTGAAAGCTAAGATGATGAGAGAGAAAGTTAATCAACGAGAATTTGAAGAGTAATGATGTAAAATCTTGCTctttgacccattgcattgacCTCTAGTTAGGTCCGTATTGCACGGTACTTTACTATCTCCACAAGCACCAATAACAATAGTCTGCCTATAGAGCATTtggtataataaataaaaagctATCCCTTTATCTAGACATTGCCCGAACAATATAGATTGTCCTTTTAATACCAAGGGCTTACCCATTTCCAGGAAAATCAAAGCGAAATACACTGATTCCTTCTTTCTCCATAGCAACAGCAAGGTTCACCATAGCGTAGAAGTCCTATCAAC of Nicotiana tomentosiformis chromosome 7, ASM39032v3, whole genome shotgun sequence contains these proteins:
- the LOC104097489 gene encoding uncharacterized protein isoform X1 produces the protein MGILAYNFNVVSPNFVLKKRSLFSEFPLPQVRVNLSRKPNIRFRVAFSMAQNPAAVQKKITVLNQHNEKLVGVLHDTGSVEIVVLCHGFRSSKDFYAMVNLAVAMEKEGISVFRFDFPGNGESEGSFQYGNYRREADDLHSVVEYFNGANRKVTAVLGHSKGGDVVLLYASKYHDVHTVVNLSGRYNLEKGIAERLGEDFLEIIKKDGFIDVKNTAGDVDYRVTEESLMDRLHTNMHDACLQIDKGCRVLTIHGSADEIIPVEDALEFDKIIPNHKLHIIEGANHCYTSHQAELTPVILPFIKEGLQKN
- the LOC104097489 gene encoding uncharacterized protein isoform X3, which encodes MAQNPAAVQKKITVLNQHNEKLVGVLHDTGSVEIVVLCHGFRSSKDFYAMVNLAVAMEKEGISVFRFDFPGNGESEGSFQYGNYRREADDLHSVVEYFNGANRKVTAVLGHSKGGDVVLLYASKYHDVHTVVNLSGRYNLEKGIAERLGEDFLEIIKKDGFIDVKNTAGDVDYRVTEESLMDRLHTNMHDACLQIDKGCRVLTIHGSADEIIPVEDALEFDKIIPNHKLHIIEGANHCYTSHQAELTPVILPFIKEGLQKN
- the LOC104097489 gene encoding uncharacterized protein isoform X4 → MAQNPAVQKKITVLNQHNEKLVGVLHDTGSVEIVVLCHGFRSSKDFYAMVNLAVAMEKEGISVFRFDFPGNGESEGSFQYGNYRREADDLHSVVEYFNGANRKVTAVLGHSKGGDVVLLYASKYHDVHTVVNLSGRYNLEKGIAERLGEDFLEIIKKDGFIDVKNTAGDVDYRVTEESLMDRLHTNMHDACLQIDKGCRVLTIHGSADEIIPVEDALEFDKIIPNHKLHIIEGANHCYTSHQAELTPVILPFIKEGLQKN
- the LOC104097489 gene encoding uncharacterized protein isoform X2 → MGILAYNFNVVSPNFVLKKRSLFSEFPLPQVRVNLSRKPNIRFRVAFSMAQNPAVQKKITVLNQHNEKLVGVLHDTGSVEIVVLCHGFRSSKDFYAMVNLAVAMEKEGISVFRFDFPGNGESEGSFQYGNYRREADDLHSVVEYFNGANRKVTAVLGHSKGGDVVLLYASKYHDVHTVVNLSGRYNLEKGIAERLGEDFLEIIKKDGFIDVKNTAGDVDYRVTEESLMDRLHTNMHDACLQIDKGCRVLTIHGSADEIIPVEDALEFDKIIPNHKLHIIEGANHCYTSHQAELTPVILPFIKEGLQKN